In a single window of the Flavivirga spongiicola genome:
- a CDS encoding TonB-dependent receptor, giving the protein MKYTIIILCVLSFNFSFSQNQNDQKISLQYENLSKHDIIKRIEELTNYRFFFLEEWIDDMQLSAQYNNVSIKHILNDIFGSTDINYYITSDNNIILTQNSLINSTLPKDFFNDTETNSSTEEYASPILYTNPSVSENDFDQTVRIGKENGRSKQQTYTLSGYAKNTKTKAPIANLVIVTTDKKISTQTDENGYYRINLPYGVNYIETQGMGLSGSRKRIIMYSNGRFNFNLKDEIEVLDEILIEANRDKNVKEALTGVLQIKTKEIKTVPLVLGERDILKVATTLPGIKTAGEGASGYNVRGGKEDQNLILLDNGVLYNPSHFFGIFSALNPFTSGDVNIYKGNIPSEFGGRLSSVFDIKTKNGNTEKLSAEASIGPVTSNVSMEIPVVKNKSSLMVGARGTYSGWILKSLDDKSLKNSQASFYDLVGKYHHKINENNTIEATGYYSKDAFSITSDSLFSYSNRLMSLKWDHTFNEKHLGNFIVSNSQYKFNIELDGNLDKNFDLGYRVNETEFKIRMKYLMNKKYKFDYGMASKLYTINPGSINPKGTESIVNAVEIPKESALESALYLSGNFELNKKLLLNLGIRYSMYAALGEAEQRIYQDNSPRNIGSLLETKEFGKNEVIKTYGGPEFRMSARYFLGPDLSIKGGINTTYQYIHTLTNNTTVSPTDTWRLSDTNIKPQQATQFSLGIYKNISPYEFSIEGYYKKSKNILDYKVGADLILNETIETEVLQGKGKAYGIEFLMRKTKGRLNGWLGYTYSRSFIKLASEFPEEQVNGGSFFPANYDKPHDISLVTNYKLTKRFSLSSNFTYQTGRPVTFPTGSYILNGVERVLYSDRNEFRIPDYYRLDLGLNIEGNHKIKKLAHSFWNISVYNVLGRNNPYSVFFVTENGKIQAYQSSIFAIPVPTITYNLKF; this is encoded by the coding sequence ATGAAATATACTATAATAATCTTATGTGTTTTAAGCTTTAATTTTTCTTTTTCACAAAACCAAAACGATCAAAAAATTTCATTGCAATATGAAAATTTAAGTAAACATGACATTATAAAACGTATCGAAGAGCTAACTAATTATCGTTTTTTCTTCCTTGAAGAATGGATAGATGATATGCAGCTTTCCGCTCAATATAATAATGTTTCTATAAAACATATATTAAATGATATCTTTGGCTCAACGGATATTAATTATTATATAACCTCAGATAACAATATTATCTTAACGCAGAATAGTTTAATTAATAGTACGCTACCTAAAGACTTTTTTAATGATACGGAAACTAATTCTTCTACAGAAGAATACGCATCACCAATATTATATACCAATCCTTCCGTATCTGAAAATGACTTCGATCAAACAGTAAGAATTGGAAAAGAGAACGGTAGGTCGAAACAACAAACTTATACCCTATCCGGATATGCAAAGAATACAAAAACTAAGGCTCCTATTGCCAATTTAGTCATAGTGACTACTGACAAAAAAATAAGTACACAAACTGACGAAAATGGTTATTATAGAATCAATTTACCGTATGGTGTAAATTATATTGAAACGCAAGGTATGGGACTTTCTGGTTCTAGAAAAAGAATTATAATGTATAGTAATGGTCGTTTTAATTTTAATTTAAAAGACGAAATTGAGGTTTTAGACGAAATCCTTATTGAAGCAAACAGGGATAAAAATGTTAAAGAAGCTTTAACGGGAGTTTTACAAATAAAAACCAAAGAAATAAAGACTGTCCCTCTTGTTTTGGGAGAGCGGGATATTTTAAAAGTTGCCACGACCCTTCCAGGTATAAAAACAGCCGGCGAAGGTGCTTCTGGTTACAATGTTAGAGGTGGAAAAGAAGACCAAAACCTTATATTATTAGATAACGGCGTACTTTATAACCCTTCTCATTTTTTTGGAATCTTTTCTGCTCTAAACCCATTTACGTCTGGAGATGTCAATATTTATAAAGGCAATATTCCAAGTGAATTTGGAGGGAGGCTCTCTTCTGTTTTTGATATTAAAACTAAAAATGGCAATACCGAAAAACTTTCAGCCGAAGCCTCTATCGGACCAGTGACCAGTAATGTTTCAATGGAAATACCTGTAGTTAAAAACAAGTCTTCTTTGATGGTTGGAGCCAGAGGTACTTATTCTGGATGGATTTTAAAATCATTGGATGACAAATCTTTAAAAAATAGTCAAGCCTCTTTTTACGATCTCGTTGGAAAATATCACCATAAAATAAATGAGAATAACACTATAGAAGCCACTGGTTACTATAGTAAAGATGCTTTTAGTATTACATCCGATTCTTTATTTAGTTATAGTAACAGACTTATGTCTCTTAAATGGGATCATACTTTTAATGAAAAACACCTTGGTAATTTTATAGTTTCTAACAGTCAGTATAAATTTAATATTGAACTTGATGGTAATCTTGATAAAAATTTCGATTTAGGTTACCGTGTAAACGAAACCGAGTTTAAAATAAGGATGAAATACCTTATGAACAAAAAATATAAGTTTGATTATGGTATGGCCAGCAAATTATATACAATAAACCCAGGGAGTATTAATCCTAAAGGGACTGAGTCTATTGTTAACGCTGTTGAAATCCCTAAGGAAAGTGCTTTGGAATCTGCGCTATATCTTTCAGGCAATTTTGAACTAAACAAGAAACTATTACTTAATTTAGGCATACGATATTCTATGTATGCAGCACTTGGAGAAGCCGAGCAGCGTATTTATCAGGATAATTCACCCAGAAATATTGGTTCTTTGTTAGAAACTAAAGAATTTGGTAAAAATGAAGTTATTAAAACCTATGGAGGTCCTGAGTTTAGAATGTCTGCAAGATATTTTTTAGGTCCAGATCTATCGATAAAAGGGGGGATTAATACAACGTATCAATACATTCATACCCTAACTAATAACACTACGGTGTCCCCAACAGATACATGGAGACTATCTGATACAAACATTAAGCCCCAGCAAGCAACTCAATTTTCTTTGGGTATTTATAAAAATATAAGCCCTTATGAATTTAGTATAGAAGGTTATTATAAAAAGTCTAAAAACATTCTTGATTATAAAGTGGGCGCTGATTTAATACTAAATGAAACTATTGAAACAGAAGTGTTACAAGGTAAAGGAAAAGCCTATGGTATTGAATTTTTAATGAGAAAAACGAAAGGAAGGCTTAATGGTTGGTTAGGATACACTTACTCGAGATCTTTTATTAAATTAGCAAGTGAATTTCCCGAAGAACAGGTTAATGGAGGTAGTTTCTTTCCTGCTAATTATGATAAACCTCATGACATAAGCCTGGTAACAAATTATAAACTAACCAAACGCTTTAGTTTATCATCCAACTTTACCTATCAAACTGGAAGACCTGTAACATTTCCTACGGGTAGCTATATTTTAAATGGTGTAGAGCGTGTTTTATATAGTGATCGTAATGAATTTAGAATTCCGGATTACTATAGGTTAGATCTGGGATTAAATATTGAAGGAAACCATAAAATTAAAAAACTGGCTCATAGTTTTTGGAATATTTCAGTTTATAATGTATTAGGTAGAAACAATCCATATTCGGTATTCTTTGTAACAGAAAATGGTAAAATTCAAGCTTATCAAAGCTCAATTTTTGCTATTCCAGTACCAACAATAACCTACAACTTAAAGTTTTAA
- a CDS encoding formimidoylglutamase: MDKLVLFKNSSRNKLLNKRLGESKFGQYTKILTSISNIYEQLKNLDVMYVIIGLPEDVGVLANHGKSGTSKAWNATLKVLLNIQSNQYTQADKVLILGHLDFSSEISEASRLDLSKKKDILKARKIVSKIDNHVTYIINQIILAGKKPIIIGGGHNNAYGNIKGTSLALNKPINVINFDAHSDFRSEEGRHSGNGFSYAYAEGFLKNYFIFGLHENYTSDKLFKTLNKLKSIEYNTFESLEIRKELEFKEELERALNHISNTPFGIEIDCDAIENIPSSAITPSGFSVNKARRFLSFFAKQDNACYLHICEAAPNKKTNIMVGKLISYLITDFIKAHKN; the protein is encoded by the coding sequence ATGGATAAACTAGTTTTATTTAAAAATTCTTCACGAAATAAATTATTAAACAAACGCCTTGGTGAATCCAAATTTGGTCAATATACTAAAATATTAACCAGCATTTCCAATATATACGAACAACTTAAAAATTTGGATGTTATGTATGTAATAATTGGTTTACCCGAGGATGTTGGAGTGCTTGCAAATCACGGAAAATCAGGAACTTCAAAGGCGTGGAACGCTACCCTTAAAGTTTTGTTAAACATTCAAAGCAACCAGTATACACAGGCTGACAAAGTTTTAATTTTGGGACATCTTGACTTTTCTTCGGAAATATCAGAAGCTTCAAGGTTAGATCTTTCTAAGAAAAAGGATATTTTAAAAGCCAGAAAAATAGTTTCAAAGATTGATAACCATGTAACATATATTATAAACCAAATAATTTTAGCTGGAAAAAAACCAATCATTATTGGAGGCGGACATAACAATGCCTATGGAAATATTAAGGGCACATCTTTAGCACTAAACAAACCGATTAATGTTATTAATTTTGATGCACATTCTGATTTTAGATCAGAGGAAGGGAGGCATAGCGGAAATGGATTTAGCTACGCCTACGCAGAAGGATTTTTAAAAAACTATTTTATTTTCGGTTTACACGAAAATTACACTTCGGATAAATTATTTAAGACCTTGAATAAATTAAAATCTATAGAATACAATACCTTTGAATCTTTAGAAATTAGAAAAGAATTAGAATTTAAAGAAGAATTAGAACGTGCTTTGAATCATATTTCTAATACACCATTTGGTATAGAAATAGACTGTGATGCAATCGAAAACATTCCGAGTAGTGCCATCACTCCTAGTGGTTTTAGCGTTAACAAAGCCAGACGATTTTTAAGCTTTTTTGCCAAACAAGATAATGCCTGTTATTTACACATTTGTGAAGCCGCTCCTAATAAAAAAACAAACATTATGGTTGGTAAACTCATCTCCTATTTAATTACCGATTTTATTAAAGCTCATAAGAATTAA